One region of Psychrobacter sp. DAB_AL43B genomic DNA includes:
- a CDS encoding alanine/glycine:cation symporter family protein, translated as MGEGLIGWFDSIVSYGVSIIWGNNDWLIASNPWYGLLMFVLIGAGLYFTVATRFIQFRHFGHMWALLRTSNQGRKDGGISSFEALMTSLAARVGTGNLAGVAIAIYLGGPGAVFWMWMTAIVGMSTSFIESTLAQAYKVPHTDNVYRGGPAYYIEKGLGKRWLAIFFSLCLLVAFGLAFNGVQSNTIAQATNEAFGIPTWMTGLVLVALVAPVVFGGLRSVARIAGKVVPVMAILYILLALYIIVTNFSEFPAAIVLIVKSAFGFEQAAGGVIGYGIAQAMINGIKRGLFSNEAGMGSAPNAAATAKSHPDHPAVQGFMQMLGVFMDTLVICTATAAIIILSGVVDPSVEQEGIQLTQLALSQYVGDMGVIFVAIAIFFFSFTSIIANYSYGESNLEFISGAKNAKVMIMIFRFMVLGMVFIGAIASLPTIWNFADLSMGLMALVNLTAILILSPVALRILRDYERQIKEGKTGEQIKFNPDDFVKLKDEANRDAWSD; from the coding sequence ATGGGCGAAGGGCTAATAGGTTGGTTTGATAGCATCGTTAGTTATGGTGTTAGTATAATTTGGGGCAATAATGATTGGCTGATCGCCAGCAATCCATGGTATGGACTACTGATGTTCGTCTTGATTGGCGCGGGTCTTTATTTTACCGTTGCGACGCGTTTTATCCAGTTTCGTCACTTTGGGCATATGTGGGCGTTATTGCGTACTTCCAACCAAGGGCGTAAAGATGGCGGCATCAGCTCATTTGAAGCATTGATGACCTCGCTTGCCGCGCGTGTTGGTACTGGTAACTTAGCGGGGGTCGCAATTGCTATTTACCTTGGTGGTCCTGGGGCTGTATTTTGGATGTGGATGACGGCAATCGTCGGCATGTCGACCAGTTTCATTGAATCCACTTTAGCTCAGGCATATAAAGTGCCGCATACCGATAATGTGTATCGCGGTGGACCGGCTTATTATATTGAAAAAGGCTTGGGTAAGCGCTGGCTTGCGATATTTTTCTCGCTTTGTTTGCTGGTTGCTTTTGGCTTGGCATTCAACGGTGTGCAGTCAAACACCATTGCACAGGCGACCAATGAAGCGTTTGGTATTCCAACATGGATGACAGGCTTAGTATTGGTAGCGCTGGTGGCACCAGTAGTGTTCGGTGGCTTACGCTCGGTTGCGCGTATCGCAGGTAAAGTCGTTCCAGTCATGGCAATTTTATATATTTTACTGGCGCTATATATTATTGTTACCAATTTTAGTGAGTTCCCAGCAGCGATTGTATTGATTGTAAAATCAGCATTTGGCTTTGAGCAAGCGGCGGGCGGTGTGATTGGTTATGGTATTGCGCAAGCGATGATTAACGGTATTAAGCGTGGTCTATTCTCGAACGAAGCAGGTATGGGATCAGCACCTAATGCCGCAGCAACAGCAAAAAGCCATCCTGATCATCCAGCGGTGCAAGGATTTATGCAGATGCTGGGTGTGTTTATGGATACATTGGTTATCTGTACAGCGACCGCCGCCATTATTATTCTCTCTGGTGTGGTTGACCCTAGTGTTGAACAAGAAGGTATTCAGTTGACGCAGTTAGCATTGTCGCAGTATGTGGGTGATATGGGCGTTATCTTCGTTGCGATTGCTATTTTCTTCTTCTCGTTTACCTCTATCATCGCCAATTATAGTTATGGCGAGTCAAATCTTGAATTTATCTCTGGTGCCAAAAACGCCAAAGTGATGATCATGATATTCCGCTTTATGGTGCTTGGCATGGTATTCATCGGTGCCATCGCAAGTCTTCCTACTATCTGGAACTTTGCTGACTTATCAATGGGTCTAATGGCATTGGTCAACTTGACGGCTATTCTCATCTTGTCACCGGTAGCACTGAGAATATTACGTGACTACGAGCGTCAGATTAAAGAGGGCAAAACAGGTGAACAAATTAAATTCAATCCCGATGATTTTGTGAAGCTTAAAGACGAAGCCAATCGTGATGCATGGAGCGATTAA
- a CDS encoding DUF4212 domain-containing protein gives MENHNDSSGYWRANLRLIKVSLVIWALVSYGFGILLRPLLSGIRIGGTDISFWFAQQGALIVFIALIFFYAWRMNKLDKQYGVDEE, from the coding sequence ATGGAGAACCACAACGATTCATCAGGTTATTGGCGCGCCAATCTCCGTCTCATTAAAGTTAGCCTCGTCATTTGGGCTTTAGTCTCTTATGGTTTTGGCATCTTGCTACGTCCATTATTGTCAGGTATTAGGATAGGTGGTACTGATATAAGCTTTTGGTTTGCACAACAAGGTGCCCTTATAGTATTTATCGCCTTAATCTTCTTCTATGCATGGCGCATGAATAAACTCGATAAACAATATGGTGTAGACGAGGAATAG